The following proteins come from a genomic window of Maribacter sp. HTCC2170:
- a CDS encoding NADH-quinone oxidoreductase subunit A: MGSEAIIVFLIAGIVLVAGANFLSNLISHKSDNPSKREPYESGMKTIGPTWVQFKVGYYLFAILFLIFDVEVAFLIPWAVVFKDFGAIAFIEVLIFLVILGLGLLYAWKKGALKWE; this comes from the coding sequence ATGGGATCAGAAGCAATTATTGTATTTCTCATTGCTGGAATTGTATTGGTAGCTGGAGCAAATTTTTTATCAAATTTAATCTCGCACAAATCCGATAATCCTTCAAAAAGAGAACCTTATGAAAGTGGTATGAAGACCATTGGGCCTACTTGGGTGCAATTTAAGGTTGGCTATTATTTATTTGCCATTTTGTTTTTGATTTTTGATGTAGAAGTTGCGTTCTTGATACCTTGGGCAGTAGTGTTCAAGGATTTTGGGGCAATCGCATTTATTGAAGTCCTCATCTTTCTAGTGATTTTGGGATTGGGATTACTTTATGCATGGAAGAAAGGAGCTTTAAAATGGGAATAG
- a CDS encoding 2-oxoacid:ferredoxin oxidoreductase subunit beta — protein MEAAVKEYTYKDFASDQEVRWCPGCDDYVILRAMQKALPEMGVKKEDVVFISGIGCSSRFPYYMDTYGMHSIHGRAPAIASGVKLANPDLSVWVITGDGDSMAIGGNHFIHVLRRNLDLNVVLFNNEIYGLTKGQFSPTSLVGQKTKSSPYGNTQPPFSAGELALGAQARFFARISGNTPKEMTQIFIDSEKFKGTSLIEVLQNCPIFNDGCYTKFTDKAVREDRQLFVEHGKPMIFGKQRDKGLVLNGLKLEVVTIGEDGIKEEDLLVHNAKEEDPTLHQMLVRSEYPMVTGIIRSFDDVTLEEREDALTEQVKANSNFSKTDDLFFSGDIYNVF, from the coding sequence ATGGAAGCAGCAGTAAAAGAATATACATATAAAGATTTTGCCAGTGACCAGGAAGTTAGATGGTGCCCAGGCTGTGATGACTACGTTATTTTACGTGCAATGCAAAAAGCACTTCCCGAAATGGGGGTCAAAAAAGAAGATGTGGTCTTTATTTCAGGAATAGGGTGTTCTTCCAGATTCCCATATTATATGGATACTTACGGTATGCATAGTATTCATGGTAGAGCCCCGGCAATTGCTTCTGGAGTAAAATTGGCCAATCCAGATTTAAGTGTTTGGGTGATTACAGGTGATGGGGATTCAATGGCCATAGGTGGTAATCATTTTATTCACGTATTGCGAAGAAATCTTGACCTGAATGTTGTTTTGTTCAACAATGAAATTTACGGCCTGACCAAGGGACAGTTTTCACCAACCTCATTAGTTGGTCAAAAAACAAAATCATCTCCTTATGGAAACACCCAACCACCATTTTCTGCGGGTGAATTGGCATTAGGGGCACAAGCTAGATTCTTTGCGAGAATTTCGGGGAATACCCCAAAAGAAATGACCCAAATATTCATAGATTCTGAAAAATTCAAAGGAACTTCTTTGATAGAAGTTTTACAAAACTGTCCTATTTTCAACGATGGTTGTTATACAAAATTCACCGATAAGGCAGTACGGGAAGATCGGCAGCTTTTTGTTGAACACGGAAAACCGATGATTTTCGGAAAACAACGTGACAAAGGTTTGGTTCTAAATGGGCTCAAGCTTGAAGTCGTTACCATTGGAGAAGACGGAATAAAAGAAGAAGATTTATTGGTTCATAATGCCAAGGAAGAAGACCCAACATTACATCAAATGTTGGTTCGCTCCGAATACCCAATGGTTACTGGTATTATTAGAAGTTTTGATGATGTTACTCTTGAAGAAAGAGAAGATGCACTTACCGAACAGGTAAAAGCAAATTCAAATTTTTCCAAAACCGACGATTTATTCTTTTCGGGTGATATTTATAATGTATTTTAA
- a CDS encoding 2-oxoacid:acceptor oxidoreductase subunit alpha, which produces MIPLIAENQNQEVLEAVIIRFVGDSGDGMQLTGTQFSDTSAMFGNDVATFPNYPAEIRAPQGSLYGVSGFQVHIGSVEISTPGDNVDLLVAMNPAGLKTNLHALKPGHTVIVDTDSFTKKNLEKALYESNPLEDGSLENYRVIEVAMTSLTKESLKEVEGLDNKSITRSKNMFALGMVYWMYDRSTEYTIDFFNKKFKNKPQIIEANTKVLKAGHNFANTLELIPNSYTIAPAKMEAGTYRIIMGNTATAWGFLAAAEKSGLELFLGSYPITPATDILHELVKHKHFGVKAFQAEDEIAGITSSIGAAFAGDLAITTTSGPGLALKGEALGLAMMIELPLVVVNVQRGGPSTGLPTKTEQSDLLQAMYGRNGESPVIVIAASTPANCFDFSYMASKLALEHMTPVVLLTDGYIANGSAPWKIQSVESMPEINNTIVKEVDENWHPYDRDEDTLARGWAIPGSEGLEHRVGGLEKDKTSGNVSYVPENHEYMIKIRAEKVERVKNYIPDVEIEFAQEGELLIIGWGGTYGSLHSAVKQMNDEGYDNIGFAHFNYINPLPKNTEEVLKKFKKVIVCELNRGQFVQILKINFDGFDFLQFNKVQGLPFANNELIQKFKSLVK; this is translated from the coding sequence ATGATTCCATTAATAGCAGAAAATCAAAATCAGGAAGTCTTAGAAGCGGTAATCATTCGATTCGTTGGAGATTCAGGGGACGGAATGCAATTGACGGGAACCCAGTTCTCAGATACTTCAGCAATGTTCGGTAACGATGTTGCCACTTTCCCCAATTATCCTGCCGAGATAAGGGCCCCTCAAGGAAGTTTATACGGTGTATCAGGATTTCAAGTACATATAGGAAGTGTGGAAATCAGTACACCAGGGGATAATGTTGATCTTTTAGTCGCTATGAACCCGGCTGGATTAAAAACCAACTTACATGCACTCAAGCCTGGGCATACAGTAATTGTTGACACTGATTCTTTTACAAAGAAGAATTTAGAAAAAGCCCTTTATGAGTCAAACCCATTAGAAGATGGTAGCCTAGAGAATTACAGGGTTATTGAAGTAGCTATGACCTCTTTAACAAAAGAATCCTTAAAAGAAGTTGAGGGATTGGATAATAAGAGTATTACTCGAAGTAAAAATATGTTTGCTTTGGGAATGGTTTATTGGATGTATGATCGCTCAACAGAATACACAATTGATTTCTTCAATAAGAAATTCAAGAATAAACCTCAAATCATTGAGGCAAATACTAAGGTATTAAAGGCTGGTCATAATTTTGCGAATACACTCGAATTGATTCCTAATTCATATACAATTGCGCCAGCAAAAATGGAAGCTGGTACATATAGAATAATAATGGGAAACACTGCAACAGCCTGGGGATTTTTGGCAGCTGCTGAAAAGTCAGGTTTGGAGCTGTTCTTAGGTTCATACCCTATTACACCGGCAACCGATATTTTGCATGAATTGGTGAAGCACAAGCATTTTGGCGTAAAAGCTTTTCAGGCAGAAGATGAAATTGCGGGAATCACCTCATCAATTGGCGCTGCATTCGCTGGTGATTTGGCCATTACAACAACATCGGGTCCCGGGTTAGCCTTAAAAGGTGAAGCATTGGGGTTAGCAATGATGATAGAATTACCATTGGTTGTTGTTAATGTACAACGTGGAGGACCTTCGACAGGGCTCCCTACAAAAACGGAACAATCTGATTTATTACAGGCGATGTATGGTAGAAATGGTGAAAGCCCGGTAATCGTTATAGCAGCAAGTACACCGGCCAATTGTTTTGATTTTTCATATATGGCGTCAAAACTTGCCTTAGAGCATATGACACCAGTTGTCTTGTTGACCGATGGTTACATTGCAAACGGTTCTGCTCCTTGGAAAATTCAATCTGTAGAAAGCATGCCAGAAATAAATAATACTATTGTAAAGGAGGTCGACGAGAATTGGCATCCATATGACCGAGACGAAGATACCTTGGCAAGAGGCTGGGCAATACCAGGTTCTGAAGGTTTAGAACATAGAGTCGGAGGTCTTGAAAAGGACAAGACTTCAGGCAACGTTTCTTATGTGCCTGAAAATCATGAGTATATGATTAAAATAAGAGCCGAAAAAGTGGAAAGGGTTAAAAATTATATACCTGATGTTGAAATAGAGTTTGCCCAAGAAGGTGAATTATTGATTATTGGTTGGGGAGGTACTTACGGCAGTTTACATTCTGCTGTGAAACAAATGAATGATGAGGGATATGACAATATAGGTTTTGCACATTTTAACTACATAAACCCACTTCCTAAGAATACGGAGGAAGTATTGAAGAAATTCAAGAAGGTTATAGTATGTGAATTAAACCGTGGTCAATTTGTACAGATATTGAAAATCAATTTCGACGGATTTGATTTCTTACAATTCAACAAAGTTCAAGGGTTACCATTTGCGAATAACGAATTGATTCAAAAATTTAAATCTTTAGTAAAATAA
- a CDS encoding 4Fe-4S binding protein, producing the protein MAIIITDECINCDACVSECPNNAIYEPDQEWSYSDETALSGTVTTPDGREVDADEENEPVSDEFYFIVTDKCTECKGFHDEPQCASVCPVDCCVPDEDHVETEETLLEKKAWLHAE; encoded by the coding sequence ATGGCTATCATAATCACAGATGAATGTATAAACTGCGATGCTTGTGTATCTGAGTGTCCCAACAACGCAATCTACGAACCCGATCAAGAATGGTCTTATTCTGATGAAACTGCTTTATCCGGTACGGTTACAACTCCTGATGGAAGGGAAGTTGATGCCGATGAGGAAAATGAACCAGTTTCTGATGAATTCTATTTTATTGTTACTGACAAGTGTACCGAATGTAAAGGTTTCCATGACGAACCTCAATGTGCATCGGTTTGTCCTGTTGACTGTTGTGTTCCAGATGAAGATCATGTTGAGACTGAGGAGACTTTACTTGAGAAAAAAGCTTGGCTTCACGCAGAATAA